From the genome of Eublepharis macularius isolate TG4126 chromosome 12, MPM_Emac_v1.0, whole genome shotgun sequence, one region includes:
- the PFAS gene encoding phosphoribosylformylglycinamidine synthase → MVVVHYYQRPSKTENGPSSLLRTARAALGDSVRAVQRELCFNVNWTEQKPPDTKATELLQWIFGCPFEHGDIATKTFLSPSPSDLLIEIGPRLNFSTAASTNAVSVCRAAGLETVDRIECSRRYLIKCDQRPSSSEEACLIASLHDRMTEQCYPEPISSFSIAVRPEPVFHVDILGEGRAALEKANSQLGLAFDSWDLDFYTNLFQKLGRNPTSVECFDLAQSNSEHSRHWFFKGRLVVDGQEVKESLFESIMKTQEQSNPNNVIKFCDNSSAIQGREILSLWPRDPSRASPFEKRTSTRHVIFTAETHNFPTGVAPFSGATTGTGGRIRDVQCAGRGAHVIAGTAGYSFGNLHIPGYSLPWEDASFPYPGNFARPVEVAIGASDGASDYGNKFGEPVLAGFARSFGQRLADGERYEWIKPIMFSGGIGAMEDAHVLKEAPQPGMDVVKVGGPVYRIGVGGGAASSIQVQGDNASELDFGAVQRGDAEMEQKMNRVLRGCVESGEDNPICSLHDQGAGGNGNVLKELSEPAGATIYASRFQLGDPTLSVLEIWGAEYQESNALLLRPRDATFLRRLACRERCPVDFVGRITGDGRIVLVDDTKVPASDAELKEGQAGGRPTPVNLKLEWVLGKMPRKEFTLKRVKRALQPLDLPRDLSVVDALQRVLKLPSVASKRYLTNKVDRSVTGLVAQQQCVGPLHTPLADVAVVALSPFEVVGGATALGEQPIKGLIDPAAGARLAVAEALTNLVFARVTDLKDVKCSGNWMWAAKLPGEGAALANACRAMCSVMGELGVAVDGGKDSLSMAARVGTETVKAPGTLVISAYAVCPDIRSTVTPDLKCPEGRGTLLHVAVNPDRHRLGGSALAQCFSQLGDVSPDLDSPATLVSCFQVTQELLKDGLISAGHDVSDGGLLTCMLEMAFAGNCGARIELGAPGVNALEVLFAEEPGLVLEVPGVAAADVCQRYQEAGVRCVPVGHSGSRGANAMVRVTVNGQQVLAEKVGMLRAWWEATSFQLERLQANPECVAQEETGLARRTEPTFVMTFNPHEELPLLREIAMPAPRVAVLREEGSNGDREMVAAFLMAGFQVWDLNMEDLCSGEMSLDSFRGLVFVGGFSYADVLGSAKGWAASVTFNPRAQAQFQAFHRRRDTFSLGVCNGCQLMALLGWVGAETLDAEAEAGGSIKPGLLLSPNNSGRFESRFVALNIEESPALMLRGMAGSTLGIWVAHGEGRMRFRSAEILDRMRSARLVPLRYVDDQGLPTEEYPMNPNGSPLGIAGICSPDGRHLAMMPHPERCILPWQWPWMPSAWRQSLRVSPWLRMFQNACEWCLRYPEGQP, encoded by the exons ATGGTTGTAGTGCATTATTACCAGCGGCCCAGCAAGACTGAGAATGGTCCAAGCAGCCTTCTGCGCACAGCCCGAGCTGCCTTGGGTGACAGCGTTCGAGCCGTACAGAGGGAATTGTGCTTCAACGTTAACTGGACAG AGCAAAAGCCCCCAGACACTAAGGCGACCGAGTTGCTACAGTGGATCTTTGGGTGCCCCTTTGAACACGGTGACATTGCCACTAAGACTTTCCTCAGCCCGTCCCCTTCGGATCTGCTGATAGAGATTGGACCCCG ATTGAACTTCTCAACAGCAGCTTCCACTAATGCCGTATCGGTGTGTCGGGCGGCTGGACTGGAAACGGTTGACAGGATTGAGTGCTCTCGTCGCTACCTCATCAAG TGTGACCAACGTCCGTCATCGTCTGAGGAAGCCTGTCTCATAGCTTCGTTACATGACCGGATGACTGAGCAGTGCTACCCAGAGCCCATCAGTAGCTTCTCTATAGCCGTCCGCCCTGAGCCGGTGTTCCATGTCGATATATTAGGAGAAGggagagctgctctggagaaagccaacaGCCAGCTGG GTCTGGCCTTTGACTCCTGGGATTTGGACTTCTACACCAACCTTTTCCAGAAACTTGGCAGGAATCCCACCAGCGTAGAGTGCTTTGACCTTGCCCAGTCAAACAG TGAACACAGCCGGCACTGGTTTTTCAAAGGTCGCCTCGTAGTGGACGGGCAGGAGGTCAAAGAGTCCCTCTTCGAGTCCATCATGAAGACCCAAGAACAGAGCAACCCCAACAACGTCATCAAGTTCTGTGACAACAGCAG cGCAATCCAGGGCAGGGAGATTCTTTCGCTGTGGCCCAGAGACCCGTCCCGTGCCAGCCCCTTTGAGAAGCGTACGTCCACTCGGCATGTCATTTTCACAGCTGAGACCCACAACTTTCCCACTG gtgttgctcCTTTCAGCGGGGCAACCACTGGGACAGGCGGGCGAATCCGGGACGTACAGTGTGCAGGTCGTGGGGCCCATGTGATTGCGGGCACAGCTGGGTACAGCTTCGGCAATCTCCATATCCCAG GATACTCGTTACCATGGGAGGATGCATCATTCCCATATCCAGGCAACTTCGCTCGGCCTGTAGAGGTGGCCATCGGAGCTAGTGACGGTGCTTCCGATTACGGAAACAAATTTGGGGAACCTGTGCTAGCAG GATTTGCACGCTCCTTTGGGCAGCGTCTGGCAGATGGTGAGCGGTACGAGTGGATCAAACCCATCATGTTCAGCGGTGGCATCGGGGCCATGGAAGATGCGCATGTGCTCAAGGAAGCCCCGCAGCCTG GTATGGATGTTGTGAAGGTTGGAGGCCCCGTCTATCGAATTGGTgttgggggaggagctgcttcctcCATCCAG GTGCAGGGCGATAATGCCAGCGAGCTGGATTTTGGGGCCGTGCAACGAGGGGATGCTGAGATGGAACAGAAGATGAACCGAGTGCTGCGAGGCTGTGTGGAAAGCGGCGAGGACAACCCGATCTGCAGTTTGCATGACCAGGGTGCTGGAGGCAATG GGAATGTGCTGAAGGAACTGAGTGAACCAGCCGGGGCCACTATCTATGCAAGCCGCTTCCAG CTGGGAGATCCCACATTGAGtgtcctggaaatttggggggctgAGTACCAAGAGTCCAATGCCCTTCTGCTCCGTCCTCGTGATGCGACCTTCTTGCGGCGATTGGCCTGCCGTGAGAGGTGTCCTGTTGACTTCGTAGGCCGGATTACAGGCGATGGACGG ATCGTGCTGGTCGATGACACGAAGGTTCCGGCAAGCGATGCGGAGCTTAAGGAAGGGCAAGCGGGAGGAAGACCCACCCCTGTGAATTTGAAACTGGAATGGGTGCTGGGGAAGATGCCACGCAAG GAATTCACTTTGAAGCGAGTGAAGCGCGCCCTTCAACCTCTGGACTTGCCCCGTGACCTTAGTGTGGTGGATGCCCTCCAGCGAGTCCTGAAGCTACCGTCGGTGGCTAGTAAACGTTACCTGACCAATAAG GTCGATCGGTCGGTGACGGGGTTGGTGGCGCAGCAGCAGTGCGTGGGTCCCCTGCATACCCCTCTGGCAGATGTTGCAGTGGTGGCCCTCTCGCCCTTTGAGGTAGTGGGAGGAGCCACAGCCCTCGGAGAGCAGCCTATCAAGGGGCTCATTGACCCAGCAGCCGGCGCTCGACTGGCTGTGGCAGAAGCTCTTACCAACCTGGTCTTTGCCCGTGTCACTGACCTCAAG GATGTGAAATGCAGTGGGAACTGGATGTGGGCAGCCAAGCTCCCTGGTGAGGGGGCAGCCTTGGCTAATGCCTGTAGGGCGATGTGCTCTGTGATGGGGGAACTGGGCGTGGCTGTTGACGGCGGCAAGGACTCGCTCAGCATGGCAGCCCGGGTCGGCACAGAAACCGTCAAGGCACCTG GGACCCTGGTTATCTCAGCTTATGCTGTCTGCCCAGATATCAGATCTACTGTCACCCCTGATCTTAAATGTCCAGAAGGCAGAG GGACCCTGCTTCATGTTGCAGTCAATCCAGATCGACATCGCCTGGGGGGCAGCGCCCTGGCCCAGTGTTTCTCTCAGCTGGGGGATGTTtccccagacctggatagccctgctACTCTTGTTTCTTGCTTCCAAGTCACCCAAGAGCTGCTGAAAG ATGGCTTGATTTCTGCTGGGCACGATGTGAGTGACGGGGGCCTTCTGACGTGCATGCTGGAGATGGCTTTTGCAGGGAATTGTGGAGCCCGCATAGAGCTGGGTGCCCCTGGAGTCAACG CCCTGGAGGTGCTGTTTGCAGAGGAACCCGGCCTGGTGCTAGAGGTGCCCGGCGTAGCAGCGGCTGATGTCTGCCAACGATACCAAGAAGCCGGGGTGCGGTGTGTACCTGTTGGGCATTCAGGTTCCCGGGGAGCCAATGCCATG GTTCGAGTCACTGTAAATGGCCAGCAAGTGCTGGCTGAGAAAGTAGGGATGTTACGGGCCTGGTGGGAAGCCACCAGCTTCCAGCTAGAGCGGCTGCAAGCCAACCCTGAGTGTGTGGCCCAAGAAGAGACCGGGCTGGCCAGGCGCACAGAACCAACCTTTGTCATGACCTTTAACCCCCATGAAGAGCTTCCCCTGCTACGGGAAATAG CCATGCCTGCCCCCCGTGTTGCTGTGCTTCGGGAGGAAGGGAGTAACGGGGACCGTGAAATGGTGGCTGCTTTCCTTATGGCTGGTTTTCAG GTCTGGGACCTCAACATGGAAGACCTGTGCTCGGGCGAGATGTCTCTGGACTCCTTCCGAGGCCTGGTGTTCGTCGGAGGGTTCAGCTATGCGGATGTCTTGGGCTCTGCCAAAG GCTGGGCGGCTTCCGTGACCTTTAACCCCCGAGCGCAGGCTCAGTTCCAGGCATTCCACCGTCGCAGAGATACCTTCAGCCTGGGCGTGTGCAACGGCTGCCAGCTGATGGCGTtgcttgggtgggtgggggcagaAACCCTGGATGCCGAAGCTGAAGCAG GTGGCTCAATCAAACCTGGGCTGTTGCTGAGCCCCAACAATTCTGGGCGCTTTGAATCACGTTTTGTGGCTCTGAACATCGAGGAAAGTCCAGCGCTGATGCTGCGGGGTATGGCTGGTTCCACCCTGGGCATCTGGGTGGCACATGGAGAAG GTCGGATGCGGTTCCGCTCAGCCGAAATCCTGGATCGCATGCGCTCTGCCCGTCTGGTCCCACTGCGCTACGTGGATGACCAGGGGCTGCCAACGGAGGAGTATCCTATGAATCCTAATGGCTCTCCACTAGGTATTGCCGGCATTTGTTCTCCTGATGGACGCCACTTGGCCATGATGCCTCATCCCGAGCGCTGCATCCTGCCTTGGCAGTGGCCCTGGATGCCAAGCGCTTGGCGCCAGTCTCTGCGGGTCTCCCCATGGCTGCGCATGTTCCAGAATGCCTGTGAATGGTGCTTGCGTTATCCTGAAGGCCAGCCTTGA